From Terriglobales bacterium:
CCAAATTGCCGATGCCTGCGATGCGTCCATCGCGGATTCCAACATCGCCGGAATACCACGGGGAGCCGGTGCCATCAATGATGTGGCCGTTACGGATCACGAGGTCGTAGGGCTGGACCGCGGAGGTTTGAACGGCGGAGGGTTGAACGGCGGAGGGTTGAACGTCGGAGGGTTGAATCTGGCACCAAAGTGATGATCCAAGCGCGAAGACGAACAAGACTATCCACGACAGCCGCTTGAGCATTTTTCCTCCCCAAGAATTGTGGAGAGCATCTTACCTGACCGAGGCTTACACAGTAGGGAAATCGCCGAGATCTCGATTGGGCCAGCGGTCATCTTGTGTGCAGCCGTCGTATAATCTGCACCGCCGATGCGTCGATCATTGCCGCCCTGCTTCTCCACCCTGGCCCAGGTTCGATCCCCATTCAAGTGCAAGCTGCCGCCGGGGCGGGCAGTCATAGGAGAGCTGTATTCGAGCGAGGAATACCGTGAGGGGCTGAGATCTTGAATCGACGAGAATTGCTGAAACTCGCGGTGGGAACAACCGCGGGAGCTTTGGCGCCGGGATTGGTGAAGCCGCTTGTCGCCGCCGCTACGCCGGCGCCGGCCACCAAGCGCACACCTGCGCTCGCCGCCTACGAGCGTCTGCGCTTCGGAGTTTCCTACCACTTCAGCATGAACACGTTCACCGGTGACGATTATGAAACCGGCAAAGTGCCCGCCACCATCTACAACCCAACTCACCTCGATGTGCGGCAGTGGATTCGGGTCGCGCGAGACCTCGGAGCACGCTATGCAGTGCTTACCGCGAAGCACATGTCAGGCTTCTGTCTCTGGGATTCAAAGGGCTATGACTATGATGTGGCCGCGAGCGGCAACAAAACGGACGTAGTCGCGGCGTTCGTCTCAGCCTGCCGCGAATATGGTTTGAAGCCGGGCTTCTATTATTGCATTCTCGACCCCCACAACGAAGGTAAGTTCGACTGGGACGCACCCATCGGGGACAAATATTACCAACTCATCAAGCACCATCTGACGGAGCTGCACTCCAAATATCCGCATACCTTTTACCAGCTCCTCGATATCACCTGGAAGATTTCGCCGGAACAACGATGGGAACTGTATCGGCTCATCAAGCACTACAGCCCGAACTGTATTGTGGTCATGAACCAGGCGTATTACCAGAGCCGGCGCAACCTGGGCCGCATCTGCGAGCCCAAGAGTTGGCCCACGGACGTCATCAACGCTGAGGACACGCTGCCGCCTCCCGAAGGGCACAATCCGCACATTGGGTTCGAGGGCAAAACCTATTACATGCCCATGGAGGCGTGGATCCCGACCGGGCCGCCATACAAGCCGCTGCCTCCGATGCATAGTTGGTTTTGGCGCGAGGAGTTCAGAACCATGGATGCGGCTAACATCGCGCAGGTGTATCGCGACTGCATGCAGCGCAATTGCAATCTGCTGCTGAATTTATCTCCCGATAAACGTGGCCTCCTGCCGGACGAGGCGGTTGAAACACTGCGAGAAGTGGCGAAGCGTATTAAGGCGAAGCGTATTAAGAAGTGATCGGCGATTTTTTAGAAGACCTTATTTATCTCCGCACCTCCGTTATATTGCCGCCGCTTAGCAACCTGTGGAACTCTCAAATTGACATGGAACTCCAAACTGTGGGAAGTGTGGCTTCCAAGGATGCACGTGGGGACACCAACTTAGGGCAATCCGCCCATTCGGCTGAGATCCAGGCACAGATTCAGGGGCTCTCCGGACGCGACTGGCAACTATGGGGCATTGGGAGCCTTGTGATTCTGGTGCTTACAGTGGGTTTTTTGACACTCGTCCGACCCAACCTACCCGCGGAAGCGAGCCCCATGCTGGTGGATAACCGTTACCTGCCTCAGCTCTTTCTGGGACTGGTTTCTCTGGTAGTCCTGCTGAATGTCTATTTAGTCGCGCAGCGGCGGTCCCTGGATCATACGCGGCGGAGACTGGTTCGCGAACTGGTGTTCAACGAACGCATTGAACATTTTTCGCTGGTGGATCCTCTCACTCAACTTCTCAATCGGCGCGGAATGGAGCAGATTACTCCGCGGGAGATTTCACGCGCTAATCGCCTGGGAAGCAACTTGATTTTTGTGCTGCTCGATCTGCGGGACTTCAAGGGATTGAACGCTCGATTAGGACAAACAGCCGGCGACCAACTGCTCATCCATTTTGCCAGGCTCCTCACCAGCACATTCCGCGGGGGCGATGGCCTTTATCGCTATGGCGGTGACGAGTTTCTTGTAGTGATGCCGGATACCACGGAAGCCGAAGTTGAGCCGTCGATCAGCCGGCTCGCGAAGAAAGTAGATCTTTGGAATGTCAGCAGCAATGCGCCTTACGAAATGGCGTTCGACTGGGTAGCCACTCCCTACGTTCCGGCGCTCACACTAATTGACGTATTGCGCCGGGCCGAGGACAACATGCTCCTGAAAAAACATCCGCCGCTCGCCCAGCCCAATAAAAAAGTGGAGATGATGCCTAGGCCGTCGGGCGCCGGCGCCGCCGCCGGGAAGTAAAGGGGTCCATTCACTAGATTCCACAGCTGCACCCGAAGAACTCCTTGCAGTCTGCTGGCGGAGCGTAGAAGCCCGACGGAACCTTGGCCACATGTAGTCTTCCCGTGATCACCATGGATAATCTCCCCGTCTGAGGATTTCATCAGCAGCATTACTGCTACAATTTCACCGATTCCTGCACAGAGATGTGGATCGCAGGGAGAGCTATATTTTTCATAGGAGGCGCACCGTCATGATGTCCGCCCGTTCAAAGAAGGACATGGAGGGCCTCACCCTGGATATTCAGGAAGTCAGGCTAATCAGCGATCTTCGGATCATGCATTCGAAGGTGGATGAACTGCATAACATTGTTGAGAACCTACAACACAGGCACAATGAAGCGGATATAGTGAAATATGCGGATTACGAGATCCTGGCAGAAGACATACGCAAAGTGGACGAAATCTACCTGTGGTTCGTGAAGGTGAAGGAAGAGAGAGAAGGTTCAAGGCTTGGTGACTGATTAATGTGTCCGGCCCAGAGCCGCTGCTGCCTGGTCTTCGCCGAGCCAACACCCCAGCCGAGCAGTATTATAAGGTGAGGCGATTGCCCGGGTGGCGAAACTGGCAGACGCACGGGACTTAAAATCCCGGGCCCCGAAAGGGGCGTGCCGGTTCAATTCCGGCCCCGGGCACCAGGTTTTGGGAGAGAGATCGCTCGGCCTCGCTCGGAATTTCGGCTACCACCGATACGCAGTGCCCAGTGGCAGCAGCCAGCGACAGACTGCGCAACCGACCGTCAGCTAATTCACCGACCGGACCATATCTGGGGTTAAAAACACGAAGCTACAGCCGCTTGTTAAGTAACAGCTCAAAATCCCTCTTCGAACCAAACGAGTGGGACCGTCGTCGGGCAAAGGCGTTTTGA
This genomic window contains:
- a CDS encoding alpha-L-fucosidase; the protein is MNRRELLKLAVGTTAGALAPGLVKPLVAAATPAPATKRTPALAAYERLRFGVSYHFSMNTFTGDDYETGKVPATIYNPTHLDVRQWIRVARDLGARYAVLTAKHMSGFCLWDSKGYDYDVAASGNKTDVVAAFVSACREYGLKPGFYYCILDPHNEGKFDWDAPIGDKYYQLIKHHLTELHSKYPHTFYQLLDITWKISPEQRWELYRLIKHYSPNCIVVMNQAYYQSRRNLGRICEPKSWPTDVINAEDTLPPPEGHNPHIGFEGKTYYMPMEAWIPTGPPYKPLPPMHSWFWREEFRTMDAANIAQVYRDCMQRNCNLLLNLSPDKRGLLPDEAVETLREVAKRIKAKRIKK
- a CDS encoding GGDEF domain-containing protein is translated as MELQTVGSVASKDARGDTNLGQSAHSAEIQAQIQGLSGRDWQLWGIGSLVILVLTVGFLTLVRPNLPAEASPMLVDNRYLPQLFLGLVSLVVLLNVYLVAQRRSLDHTRRRLVRELVFNERIEHFSLVDPLTQLLNRRGMEQITPREISRANRLGSNLIFVLLDLRDFKGLNARLGQTAGDQLLIHFARLLTSTFRGGDGLYRYGGDEFLVVMPDTTEAEVEPSISRLAKKVDLWNVSSNAPYEMAFDWVATPYVPALTLIDVLRRAEDNMLLKKHPPLAQPNKKVEMMPRPSGAGAAAGK